The Anastrepha ludens isolate Willacy chromosome 2, idAnaLude1.1, whole genome shotgun sequence DNA window GACCTGCTTGATTTTTTCGGGAACAACTGCCTCATTTGGGCGACCAGAGCGGTGTGCATCGTTGGTGTCCGTACGACCGCGTTTAAAATCAGCATACCAGTCGATCACTGTTGATTTGCCTGGTGCAGAGGTGCCATAATGATCGTCCAACCACTGTTTTGCTTCgacggtattttttcccatcaaaaAGCAGTGTTTAATGAGCACACGAAATTCCCTTTTTTCCATTGttctgaaaataacaaaagtagcgtcactaaagcttcaataactcacacaataatgatccgAATGACATACAAATTTGACAGTATACCTAAAAGGGTATGTTCTTTCGAACCATAAAGCTAATTTTATGTTAGTGGCGCCCTCTATATGTCAGACCGGGGACTTATTGACCGATGTGTTATGTAGCTATACAAATGTGTGTAGTATAGATACAGAAACGGGTAGGTGAAAATCAAAATGGAGGTCAATccaacaacaacacacacacaacacATCATCTGACaccattcaataataaaaaggtttgctcagtaagcagctttctcattccctcttgacaaatcggctcccttagcaagacactgggttgctagctctagaaattttgactaaaagtggaggaaaagtaaaatttgtagaaaaaacatttcattttcaaaatggactgcttacgagcaacaactcgctcaagagtttttatcggtatgttcaggactatggtagtatgacatgaaatagataccgcttaagtcaggacataATAGAGTATTTGACACAATCCTAGATCGAgatggagaatttacaaagctttatttcttatgatgtggtgatttaaacagaactcatgttttgcaaagagctagcatttgctaaagagttacagcagggagaattattgaatagtcccgacgcaatcgattacattgcagaactcattataaaaaagttggcagaacttgtttccaatgagcccaccttcctatggatggatgaagtgtccacAGGAGGCTTAGAAAAGCACAGTACCAGTATGaaagagcttctcataaaaaaccatctaccggaaTCGGCTTCCAATTGTGAAACGCGCgctacaaataagaggaggatctcggcgaaACAAATTGTACGaaattgtacgtgccaattatttatttatttttaacaaaatagtttcatattggcgaaacgttgcgattggttttaaattttaaaaattaattcacaaaagaaaatcttggattatgtgaaataatttcttgttttaatattagacttggcaatttccgctaatcaCTTCTATCTataccattatttacattcaaatattaattaaaatttattttttaaaccgttcgcagtttgtttccatttaagtaacaaaatactattttgctaccatttctcccaaaaaggatttaattttttccttcttaaatacaaccttttgtaagggagtgtcaaaaatcgaatgtcactagtgagcaaacctttaaggGGAGATATACACCTAAAAGCCGGAAAAAAGgtcatttttatgaatttttttcaaaggaaactatttaaaatgtatGATTGGGGTTTTATTTATCTAaaagtacatatattcaaaaatgtgttaaatttgttttagcttaaaataataagaattgtAAAGGATAATGTAGAATCCTTGGAAGTCCTTGAAAAAATCAGCCTCCGCGGTACCCAATGGCGTTTCTCCAAAAATCATCTGAaataagaaaaccaaaaagatTATTAAACCAGATACTAAAATCTAGTCTTTGTCGTagccgattttgaaaatatcgatttttaacaaaatggcggacgtttGAACATAAGTATTGATTATTGGGCTAAAAATGAGTTCTTATTTTGCCTATAGAACAAAAACTATGTaacggaaaaaaaaaatcctatgacATCTACTAGATAATGTTGTATAGAATAACCACAAAAAGCCTCAAGGCAATCGGTTTATTACTTTTCGAGAAATTTTGGGTACCAACTTGAAAAAcgtggttttgagaaaaactcgtTTGAAAATTTGGGAATGAATGAATCATAAAATTTGTCAACTTACATGCAATCATCGATACCAGGCCCATAGTGCAGGTCCTCTACAGTGGACGGAATGTCCAGGGCTTCCAAATTTTCTTGTCTTCGCCGTATACGACCTTCTTTTGTAGTCTCCTGCGATCGCAGCTCGGCTTTCGCTATGCGAGTTTCGTCTTCTTGCGCAGCGAACAAGTGCGCTCCTGGTCCAACAGATATTCCCAACACGTTCATAATTTCTAATAATGAGGTGACATCATTATTGAATGTGCTGATGCCAGAAATACAGCAATATTGACGATTTTGGCCCCGCTGTTCATCGTTTTTGGAGCTATCTTCCAAATCAATTGGTTGAAGCTCTCATTTGAATTTTGCGTAAATCCGCCAACACAGCGTTCCAACAATTTGTCATTGCTGAGATCATTGTAGATCGGTTTGATGGCATCTAACACTATTTTTGGCAATTCAGTATAATCGTGGaggaaatttttcaattcatttttagCTTTCGCTTGTTGCCACTTGCACCAGGATTCGCGGCCCTCGGGACAGAAGTGATGTTTCGGCTTTCTATCTGTTGAGCTGTAATGATAAAATGTTGCCCATATCGCTTTTTTCATATCGTCTTTGGAGTGACAATTTCTGCGAATAGCTAAACCATAATAAACGCTTAGTTTATCTATCAGTTTTAGTGTCAATTTATTTCTTCCGCCAATTCCAGGATTGTCTTTTTTACATGCGCGAAGACGGGTGCCCATTCGCTTTTGCACATGTCCTACgcattctttttttacaatttcagccCGATTACCATAAGGTTTTCCATTTACTATTCCCGTGTACGTCTTGGAGTCGCCATCCCCCACGTAATTAGTGTACATCACTCCATGCTTTTCAACAGATCTTGAAAATAATTCTATCATGGCGTCTACTTCCATTTTACCTGCTGATCCTTCATGATTGATCTGACAATTTTGATCGTGATTGGATTTCCATGCCTCATATTGCTCggtatttttgtgtttattccaaTAATTACATTCAGCACAATAAGAAGATTTAACAAGAAAATCAACGACTTTTCCTGTAAACTGACCAATAAGAACCGCAACTCCATATAATGAGGTAAAACCACGTTTTCGCCACGTACCATCTCCTGAAACGAACAGTTTTCTTAAATCAGCACTggaatcttctttttttatttcctgttGTTCTTCTTTTACAGCTTGTTTTAACACCAATTGAGCAATATTAGAAGCAGCAGAATGAATGTTATTAATAATCATATCATACGTCGATTGTTGAAGCGGAGGCGGTAAATCCATGAGTCCACAAAATTTCATAGCTCCACGCAAACCAATCCCCAATAAAcgcaagacaaaaaaaaatcgtgtattTATTTCGTAAGCTGTGTTGATGTACGGGCACGAAGGGATGAAAGTCGGTTTGCACGACAAACAAGAAACTACAATCTTAAAACCAAGTCCTCGAGTACTTTCTATAGAGAATCGAACATCACTATTACACTTTTTACACTTTACACATTCCAACAAGGCAGCAAACAcagtcagaaaattcaaaattcgataCCCGATGTTTGGATCTTCTGGTGCGGATGTCTCACGATCagtctttaattttttggcaCTAGAACTAATATTTTCGTTGGAAATTTTTTCGGCAGAATATCGATTTTTGGGCGGCATTTTCTTTTTGCTTCGATCTTTGCGAAAAAATCCGGTTCGATGATCTTTTCGAGAACCTTTACTTCTTATATCCATTTTTCTctcaatatttatttggaaacgaAAATTCACTGAACTGCTTAGTTGAACGAACGGCAAGGTACTGACAAAACGTGTCTATTACCCTCATACCTGGAGCCAAGCATGCCCAAAAACCCAACACAATAGAATGCCGGAGTAAGTTTAGAAGCTTCGTACAAGGGTCGCTAACCGCCTCTACCTGCCTGTCAGCTCCGGCCCATAAAATCAAGTTTCACGTTCTCGGCTGTAACTAGCTTATTTATCGAAATATTACCTTGTCCTTTTCACTAGATATTCTAGAGCCCTCAAACTttaagaaaaatgcaaaaaaaaaatcgatttttcacgACCTTCTAGGTGTATATCTCCccttaataattgaatcatgatctGACACGATTTGACTACATGATTCATACTGTTCccatgaagcaataattaaaggtgatgtaagtagcctagttttcaccctgtgttagccatcttgaagctacttaataaatccgtgttgtcctcttggaaaagctactttttatttcagagcaaattctaaagaaaaagtactcaaaagcgtagaaattaaaacttttgctgaaaaAGTTAGCAGGTAATACTGTTTTGCCTATTCCATTTTGCTTAGACTTTCGCATCTTTTAattccagagaacgttaaatatagagaattctcacgagctacgaatagtgtgaattgtcaaaaatgaagtgaaaccgcgaacactatttcacctcgcttaactcgacagcggggaagttcttaacagggctgcttacagtgaattatgtacaagtacattggctctgctcagtttttggtttctgtatgaaatcaaattgacgaatgccgacggcattttgcaaggcatttgcttgtgcatttttatgttcccttggtaaacgaaaatttattcaatttgtgttttcaaacaaaggtgatgaagaaaaaatgattgaatttattatatgcgccaaatcaaagtaactttaatattttgatttaatttaaaaaaatacattataaaacgacctctcacattttggtatgtgcgttttcgtaaatttaaaactaaacaaatttgatgaaaatttttactaattttttgagtcgaaattaattcatagcatacaagtgttttggtatatcgacatacatatgtatttgcatttgaacatgcatttatttgttcctttggcaaaccaaatctttttcaatttacattttattacagggaataataatatacatacatttgtatgtatgcattttctagatagtataaaactttaaaataaataaaggaaaacttcaaagaaacgtatttgcatatatgggacaactaaattcaattgcatctttattaaatatgtatatgttgcacgcatatgtgtgcactgaagcaacatgacctacctcacgagcatcgccttatatttcatgtaaataacctaatgatcaaattcctgcctcacaaatgctaaaacaaatttcttttgaatactcatgtacatatttatatgtgcgtatgtacacttggtgcccatatcccttcaaacaaatcaaaaaattctgtatacaaaacgcttcattaccaggcacacaggaagatggcatatgcaaatataaatattgaattcaagcaaaacaatgcttattaatatacacatatgcatgtacatgcaaccgcacacacagggcattcgctttattcctcaaaatgcgtatgtcgttcaaagctaaaattctatgcctagcgactacaagaacaaaatgcagtcatagacgcaggcgtagcggccatcattctagttgccatagcgctgaacagtcgcggcggcgccgaacagtttcaactattgtactgtgcaacaaaaactcatcttcaaaaaattcattgataaattcgagctcatagttagttctaagagcaagaactttcattcataaaacgagccgcccatatgccaattttctcgacaattcgaaaatagtcaatattggaatatttcgcgtagaattatttgccaatatttgataaatcttcaatttttgtcaagtcgagtgcccgcggcatcgtacatatgtatgcaaaaatatatgtatgtaaatatgtctttctaaatgctcgacagccgcagctgctgtgcgtcaagtgcgcgcatgagcatacagtaagttgcagaagaaaacaagtagcttaaaaaaaaggtctgattcggacattttaaggtacttgaccaccttggaaagctaaaaagtacaacatattcaataatttttttttttcatgttctgtataatatattaa harbors:
- the LOC128854730 gene encoding uncharacterized protein LOC128854730 isoform X6 yields the protein MDIRSKGSRKDHRTGFFRKDRSKKKMPPKNRYSAEKISNENISSSAKKLKTDRETSAPEDPNIGYRILNFLTVFAALLECVKCKKCNSDVRFSIESTRGLGFKIVVSCLSCKPTFIPSCPYINTAYEINTRFFFVLRLLGIGLRGAMKFCGLMDLPPPLQQSTYDMIINNIHSAASNIAQLVLKQAVKEEQQEIKKEDSSADLRKLFVSGDGTWRKRGFTSLYGVAVLIGQFTGKVVDFLVKSSYCAECNYWNKHKNTEQYEAWKSNHDQNCQINHEGSAGKMEVDAMIELFSRSVEKHGVMYTNYVGDGDSKTYTGIVNGKPYGNRAEIVKKECVGHVQKRMGTRLRACKKDNPGIGGRNKLTLKLIDKLSVYYGLAIRRNCHSKDDMKKAIWATFYHYSSTDRKPKHHFCPEGRESWCKWQQAKAKNELKNFLHDYTELPKIVLDAIKPIYNDLSNDKLLERCVGGFTQNSNESFNQLIWKIAPKTMNSGAKIVNIAVFLASAHSIMMSPHY